AAAAATAACAAGATTTCTTAAGGCAAGAGAGGGTCGACCTAATCCATGAAGTACAGAAGTAAAAATATGATGGGGGTATAAAAAAATGCAGGATATAGCTAAAATACTTAGATAAGAACCAACTTGTTTATATCCAAAGATTATGTAAGGAATCTGTTCATTATATAAGCTAAGAATCAACGCTACTGAGAAACCTAGTAGAATAGTAAATTTACAAGCGATTTGTATTCTAAATTGAGCTATTTTTTCTTGTTTTTGGGCTATAGCTTCAGAGATTCCTGGAATTAGGCTAACTGCTATAGGAAAACTAAAGACGGTGGGGAAAAAAATGAGGGGTAATGCCATACCGCTAAAATAACCTAAGGCTTCAACTGCCAACTCTTGTGAGTAACCGGCAACTCTGAGGGCTCTAGGAATAATAAGATTGCCTAATGAATGATTAGTTGTGGCTACTAAGCTACCTAGTCCTATGGGAATAGCTAGCACAAACAGGTTTTTAAGTAATTGCTGAGCTGCTTTTTCCTCATGATATGACACTTTTTTTGGTTTTTTAGATGCAAAGAAATAAAAAATCGCCAACACTAAAAAACCGAAAATTTCGGCTATCCCCATACCTAACACAGTACCTGAGGCGGCAGCTACAGTCCCCCTTTTTAATAGAGGGATTATAATCAAAGGTATTGAGATGAGTCTAAATATCTGTTCAGTAATTTGAGAGACAGAAGAAGGAACCATGTTTTTCTGTCCTTGAAAATAGCCTTGAAAAACTTGAGAAAGTGCTACAAAAAAAATAGAAATGCTAATAAATCTTAGCGGTAAAGTCAGCCTTGGATCATCGTATAGAAGTAAAGCAATTTTAGGGGCAAAAATTAGTACAAATAAAGATATAGAGAAGGATGTAATGGTAACTATAAGCATAGTTAAACGGAAATTTTTATGGGTGTTTTTATAGTCGCCGCGGGCGATAAACTCAGATGTTGTTTTTGATAAACTTTGATTCATACCTATGGTAGCTAACGTTAGACCCACTAGGTAGACGGTAAAAGTCATTTGATAAAGCCCCAGTCCTTGTGGTCCTATTGTTCTAGACAAGACTGTTTGATAAATCATACCCAAAAACCTAGCAACTAAAGAAGCGCACATTAACAAGAAGGTCTGTCTTAATAGTGATTTTTTCAATTTTATCCTCTCCCTAGATAAAAGATATTTAAGAAAGAATAAATATATTCTTTTTGAAGGATAAAAACAAGAAATGTTGAATTTCTAAGTAATAGATATTAGGGAGTGATAGCATTGTTACAGGTATTTGATTATTATGATAATAGCTTGGGTATGGTTGTAGGAGAATATGAAGGAGCTTTGTTAGTTGCATTGGGAAATCACAACTTAGACAAATATGGAGAAGACTTTGTTAATTTTACTGAAATGGAACATAGATGTGCTAGAAAACTACATGGTATTCAGAGCGAGAACAAAATAAACAAAAGAAAACTGTCCAAATCTCTTCAGTTATGGTGGGAGAAAAAATATTCACACCCTTTTAAGTATCATAAAGGTGTAATTTTGTTTAACTTGTATAAAAGGGATTGGACGGGGTTTAATGTTGTAAATGGTGTTAAAGCATCTCACTATATTTTGTTATCCTATAAATGGTTAGCCCCTCAGATAAAAACTGAATTGGATAAAAGTAAGTTATTTTTAGATGATTTGGGGTTCCCTGGAATTTGTTGTACAGTGGATAATCACCCCAAAGTATCTTTTGGTGAGAAAGGATCGTGGATAAATAAAAAAAGAGATGGGCAGGTTAAAACCGTGCTATCTCTTAAGTCTGGTGATGTACAGTTTAGCAAAAAGTATCCTTTTTTAATTAATACCCAAAAAGGTGACAAGGCTTTAGTTGGTATAAGCACTGATTATCCTATAGAACTATTTTGTGGGGGGACTTATTTTGAATTTAACGGCTAGCTTGCTATATCCTTTGTTAAATCTGACTTATCACTAATATTTACTAGCCTGTATGAAGCCCAGTTGCCGTGTTTGTAGTATAGCCAGTTTATCAATGCCCGAGTCCATTCATCAAGAATGACAGCAGCCCATAAACCGTAGATACCTAAATTAAAAATAATTCCTAAAGTAAAGCCCAAACCGACACAAATAAAAGCTGTGCCGATTAATGTAACCCACATTACCCATTTAGTGTTTCCAGCTCCTCGAAAAGTACCATTTAAAGACATATTGATTGCTTTGGCAGGCTGAGCTAATGCTATCATATAAAGAATGGTAGTGCCGGTTGCAATAGTATTTTCATTTGAAGTAAAGATCTTTAATAAATAAGGGCCAAATAAAATAAACACAGAACTTGCTGCTACCATAAAGATTATGGATATCTTTACAGAAAAATTAGTAATTTCTTTTGCTTTTATAAAATCGTTATTACCGACTGTTTGTCCTACTAATATAGAAGTAGCCATACTTAGCCCAAAAATTGGAACAAAAGATATTGCTTCTA
This genomic interval from Proteinivorax tanatarense contains the following:
- a CDS encoding putative polysaccharide biosynthesis protein; this translates as MKKSLLRQTFLLMCASLVARFLGMIYQTVLSRTIGPQGLGLYQMTFTVYLVGLTLATIGMNQSLSKTTSEFIARGDYKNTHKNFRLTMLIVTITSFSISLFVLIFAPKIALLLYDDPRLTLPLRFISISIFFVALSQVFQGYFQGQKNMVPSSVSQITEQIFRLISIPLIIIPLLKRGTVAAASGTVLGMGIAEIFGFLVLAIFYFFASKKPKKVSYHEEKAAQQLLKNLFVLAIPIGLGSLVATTNHSLGNLIIPRALRVAGYSQELAVEALGYFSGMALPLIFFPTVFSFPIAVSLIPGISEAIAQKQEKIAQFRIQIACKFTILLGFSVALILSLYNEQIPYIIFGYKQVGSYLSILAISCIFLYPHHIFTSVLHGLGRPSLALRNLVIFTTLNLTLLSILVSKLGIIGAVWTFTLVNTFAFFLDYLTIKKIFYFKFDILNWFIKPSICALFSYKASQVFLQTHTFELKCLIFNLIITSVLFGISLLFTGTITIKEIKPLFQILNFKK